The proteins below are encoded in one region of Oryzias melastigma strain HK-1 linkage group LG7, ASM292280v2, whole genome shotgun sequence:
- the igfbp6b gene encoding insulin-like growth factor-binding protein 6b isoform X1 produces MGDMHAVSPVCERDLLFAHCGSWTGAIHLGSFKVCPSCRDPLGAGRPPRDHNAAGSTTVLAQGEPCGVYTLSCAKGLRCVPPPREHSPLQALLQGRGVCAKHSRTIPTERPHPTGPHPSHSGDIEKAPCRKLLNSVLRGLELTIFQSDRDIYIPNCDTRGFYRKKQCRSSKGMQRGHCWCVDELGVPMPSRANEDGTLPCDGE; encoded by the exons ATGGGGGACATGCATGCGGTCTCCCCCGTGTGTGAGAGGGATCTGTTGTTCG CTCACTGCGGATCATGGACCGGGGCGATCCACTTGGGCTCCTTCAAGGTCTGTCCCTCCTGCAGGGATCCACTGGGAGCGGGTCGGCCCCCGAGGGACCATAACGCTGCCGGCAGCACTACAGTCTTGGCCCAGGGTGAGCCTTGTGGTGTGTACACCCTGAGTTGTGCCAAAGGGCTCCGCTGCGTCCCCCCACCCAGGGAGCACAGCCCCCTGCAGGCTCTCCTGCAGGGAAGGGGGGTTTGCGCCAAGCACAGCAGGACTATTCCCACTGAGAGGCCCCACCCCACAG GTCCTCATCCCTCACACAGTGGCGACATTGAAAAA GCACCCTGCCGCAAGCTGCTCAACAGCGTGTTGAGGGGCCTCGAGCTGACAATCTTCCAGTCTGACCGCGACATCTATATACCCAACTGTGACACCCGGGGCTTCTACAGGAAAAAGCAG TGCCGCTCCTCCAAGGGCATGCAGCGTGGCCACTGCTGGTGCGTAGACGAGCTCGGCGTGCCCATGCCTTCACGTGCCAACGAAGACGGTACTTTACCATGCGATGGGGAGTGA
- the igfbp6b gene encoding insulin-like growth factor-binding protein 6b isoform X2, giving the protein MPIISNPTAVVLLLIAHCGSWTGAIHLGSFKVCPSCRDPLGAGRPPRDHNAAGSTTVLAQGEPCGVYTLSCAKGLRCVPPPREHSPLQALLQGRGVCAKHSRTIPTERPHPTGPHPSHSGDIEKAPCRKLLNSVLRGLELTIFQSDRDIYIPNCDTRGFYRKKQCRSSKGMQRGHCWCVDELGVPMPSRANEDGTLPCDGE; this is encoded by the exons ATGCCTATCATCTCCAACCCAACTGCCGTTGTCTTGTTGCTGATAGCTCACTGCGGATCATGGACCGGGGCGATCCACTTGGGCTCCTTCAAGGTCTGTCCCTCCTGCAGGGATCCACTGGGAGCGGGTCGGCCCCCGAGGGACCATAACGCTGCCGGCAGCACTACAGTCTTGGCCCAGGGTGAGCCTTGTGGTGTGTACACCCTGAGTTGTGCCAAAGGGCTCCGCTGCGTCCCCCCACCCAGGGAGCACAGCCCCCTGCAGGCTCTCCTGCAGGGAAGGGGGGTTTGCGCCAAGCACAGCAGGACTATTCCCACTGAGAGGCCCCACCCCACAG GTCCTCATCCCTCACACAGTGGCGACATTGAAAAA GCACCCTGCCGCAAGCTGCTCAACAGCGTGTTGAGGGGCCTCGAGCTGACAATCTTCCAGTCTGACCGCGACATCTATATACCCAACTGTGACACCCGGGGCTTCTACAGGAAAAAGCAG TGCCGCTCCTCCAAGGGCATGCAGCGTGGCCACTGCTGGTGCGTAGACGAGCTCGGCGTGCCCATGCCTTCACGTGCCAACGAAGACGGTACTTTACCATGCGATGGGGAGTGA